In Sporosarcina sp. PTS2304, a genomic segment contains:
- a CDS encoding cold-shock protein, which yields MEQGTVKWFNAEKGFGFIEREDGEDVFVHFSAIQSEGFKSLDEGQSVTFEIEQGQRGLQATNVQKN from the coding sequence TTGGAACAAGGTACAGTTAAGTGGTTTAATGCAGAAAAAGGTTTTGGTTTTATCGAGCGTGAAGATGGGGAAGACGTATTCGTACATTTCTCAGCTATTCAAAGTGAAGGTTTCAAATCTTTAGACGAAGGTCAAAGCGTAACGTTTGAAATCGAACAAGGACAACGTGGCCTACAAGCTACTAACGTTCAAAAAAACTAA
- a CDS encoding GNAT family N-acetyltransferase → MRVKRIINKEDLQTAFAIRKEVFVEEQHVPLEVEYDEYDTLNGLCEHVLVYYHEQPVGTGRVRPVDQYGKLERICVLKPFRSYGLGKVIIQALEDTTANNGQTRVKLHGQTQAEGFYKKLGYTSSSDIFMEDGIPHVLMTKDLIDGKS, encoded by the coding sequence ATGAGAGTTAAAAGAATCATAAATAAGGAAGACTTACAAACCGCCTTCGCCATTCGCAAAGAAGTGTTCGTCGAAGAACAGCATGTCCCTCTGGAAGTTGAATACGATGAATATGATACACTCAACGGCTTGTGTGAACATGTTTTAGTTTATTATCATGAGCAACCTGTCGGAACCGGCCGAGTGCGCCCTGTCGATCAGTACGGCAAGCTAGAGAGGATTTGTGTACTCAAGCCTTTTCGTTCATACGGTCTTGGAAAAGTAATCATTCAAGCTTTAGAAGACACGACAGCAAACAATGGTCAAACCCGCGTGAAATTACACGGTCAAACGCAAGCAGAAGGATTTTATAAAAAACTTGGCTACACGTCTTCGTCCGATATATTTATGGAGGACGGCATCCCTCATGTGCTCATGACGAAAGATTTGATTGATGGGAAGTCTTGA
- a CDS encoding DUF2922 domain-containing protein, with protein MAKVLELTFLTAANESVKLTVDEPRIDLTAAGVESVMQQVIASGVFIIEESPLESIKSARIVERDTQTLISR; from the coding sequence ATGGCAAAAGTTTTGGAATTGACGTTTTTAACAGCGGCTAACGAATCGGTCAAGTTAACGGTAGATGAACCCCGGATCGATCTGACGGCTGCAGGAGTGGAGTCAGTGATGCAGCAAGTCATCGCAAGCGGTGTATTCATCATTGAAGAATCTCCACTAGAGTCGATTAAAAGCGCGCGTATAGTAGAACGCGATACACAAACGTTAATCAGTCGTTAA
- a CDS encoding YvrJ family protein, with amino-acid sequence MDQWLQLVQDIGFPIFVSFYLLHRLEVKLEAIHQVLSDMNR; translated from the coding sequence ATGGATCAATGGCTACAGCTCGTTCAAGATATTGGGTTTCCGATTTTTGTTTCGTTTTACCTGCTACATCGTCTAGAAGTGAAGCTCGAAGCAATCCATCAAGTGCTGTCGGATATGAATCGCTAG
- a CDS encoding malate synthase, translated as MKLLNEKVTHNVFGTGNIVEQEDAVIVVDFTDHTKKFVYPDAFEKFITLENETLAKSLEEVFVQKKEDEKVAEQQRQEEKKSQLFEQQRREILKNHKAHDSSQIVFWLQPEEQENEFNDWQISTGSIQSGKNKGRPNPVTRLRPNSAGVLTARNANEEETERKILGLFMVDSLFTGAIGEDGLVPCHTEFRIELSEEQSKQLLFWNYYENKNYPDRTSWNSGTFRYFDNIWTAQILKDIIALQTDEEEMQKAEMFLEYFCTVNAIDIDNIPEANGVLRKR; from the coding sequence GTGAAATTACTAAATGAAAAAGTTACGCATAATGTGTTTGGAACAGGAAACATCGTAGAACAGGAAGACGCAGTCATCGTGGTAGATTTTACGGATCATACGAAAAAATTTGTTTATCCCGATGCATTTGAAAAATTTATTACACTGGAAAATGAAACATTGGCTAAATCGTTGGAAGAAGTGTTCGTGCAGAAGAAAGAAGATGAAAAAGTCGCGGAACAGCAACGTCAAGAAGAGAAAAAGAGCCAACTGTTTGAACAGCAACGCCGAGAGATACTGAAAAATCATAAAGCGCATGATAGTTCCCAAATTGTCTTTTGGTTACAACCTGAAGAGCAAGAAAACGAATTTAACGATTGGCAAATATCGACAGGCAGTATTCAAAGCGGGAAAAACAAAGGGCGCCCCAATCCGGTCACTCGCCTGCGTCCAAACAGTGCAGGAGTATTAACGGCCAGAAATGCAAATGAAGAAGAAACAGAAAGAAAGATCCTCGGCCTCTTTATGGTAGACAGTCTATTTACAGGAGCAATTGGCGAAGACGGTCTCGTACCTTGCCATACAGAGTTTAGAATCGAACTATCAGAGGAACAATCCAAACAGTTGCTTTTCTGGAATTATTACGAAAATAAAAACTATCCTGATCGTACATCTTGGAATTCTGGCACATTCCGTTATTTTGATAATATTTGGACTGCCCAAATACTAAAAGATATTATCGCGCTACAAACAGACGAAGAAGAAATGCAAAAAGCTGAAATGTTTTTAGAATACTTTTGCACTGTGAATGCGATCGACATCGACAATATCCCCGAAGCTAATGGGGTCTTACGAAAAAGATAA
- a CDS encoding sigma-54-dependent Fis family transcriptional regulator: MNRSYNNEQNIISRYDNVLVVNEYGETLYYDVADLSILMKLGHRPEDFLGKNILSFYTNLESSNSTIMNVLRTGQEIINFEQRLLTKTGSSYTSKSSTYPIVESGKVVGAVEFSSHYFDKEDIEHVESYAKHPLYRKNGTQYTIDDIIAKSPHMKELTATFPRIAKSDTNVLLYGKTGTGKNVVAQCLHNVSNRFAKPFITLDCGTLSQAGAEQMLFGVEGGSIGLFEKAEGGTLFLDEVNVLSLEVQARLLKVIEDKKIRRIGGTDEIILDVRIISAINEDPEQLIREHQLREDFYYRLATLRMNLPTLAERKEDIEPFVDYFIHFYNQRMDMNVKAIDESMMRQLENYPWPGNIRELRNAMEAAYHHVEGDELTEKDFSLLNIEDHKQLELISTESLQGNLRDTMENIERALIEEEFQKAKQGLAETARRLGVSKQSLKYKLDKYGLRS; the protein is encoded by the coding sequence ATGAACCGTTCCTATAACAATGAACAAAACATCATCTCTCGTTATGACAATGTCCTCGTCGTTAACGAATATGGAGAAACGTTATATTATGACGTGGCGGATTTATCCATTTTAATGAAACTAGGACACCGTCCAGAAGACTTTTTAGGGAAAAACATCCTTAGCTTTTATACAAATTTAGAATCGTCAAACAGTACGATTATGAATGTACTCCGAACAGGACAAGAAATTATCAATTTCGAGCAGCGATTACTAACAAAAACGGGTAGTTCCTATACATCGAAAAGCTCCACGTACCCGATTGTAGAAAGTGGAAAAGTCGTTGGAGCAGTCGAGTTTTCCTCCCACTACTTTGATAAAGAAGATATCGAACATGTGGAAAGTTACGCTAAACATCCACTGTATAGAAAAAATGGAACGCAATACACGATAGACGACATCATCGCGAAAAGCCCACATATGAAAGAACTAACGGCTACATTCCCTCGAATCGCGAAAAGTGATACGAATGTTCTCCTCTACGGGAAAACAGGAACGGGAAAGAATGTCGTCGCACAATGTCTTCATAACGTAAGTAATCGATTCGCGAAACCATTTATCACACTAGACTGCGGCACCTTATCCCAAGCAGGTGCTGAACAGATGTTATTCGGTGTAGAAGGTGGCAGCATAGGTCTATTCGAAAAAGCAGAAGGAGGGACGTTATTTCTCGATGAAGTCAATGTCCTTTCTTTAGAGGTACAGGCCAGGTTATTGAAAGTCATTGAAGATAAGAAAATCCGTCGTATAGGAGGAACCGATGAAATCATACTCGATGTGCGAATCATATCAGCGATCAATGAAGACCCTGAGCAATTGATTCGTGAACATCAATTACGAGAAGATTTTTACTATCGATTAGCCACTTTGCGCATGAACCTTCCTACACTAGCCGAGCGCAAAGAGGATATTGAACCGTTTGTGGACTACTTCATTCATTTCTACAATCAACGTATGGATATGAATGTCAAAGCGATTGACGAGAGTATGATGCGGCAATTGGAAAACTACCCTTGGCCAGGTAATATACGTGAGCTTCGCAATGCGATGGAGGCTGCTTATCACCACGTAGAAGGAGACGAACTGACAGAAAAGGACTTTTCGTTGCTCAATATAGAGGATCACAAGCAGCTGGAACTGATTTCTACAGAAAGTCTCCAAGGAAACTTACGGGATACGATGGAAAATATTGAACGTGCACTTATTGAAGAAGAGTTCCAAAAAGCGAAACAAGGCTTGGCAGAGACGGCGCGAAGATTAGGAGTCTCTAAACAATCGTTAAAATACAAATTAGATAAATACGGACTGCGATCATAA
- a CDS encoding M3 family oligoendopeptidase, translated as MTYQQTWDLENIFPGGTRSEEVQSKLASIKKDIAQYAKQVSAWHSDPSTDAATLQDLLKQNETIGKALGQVSTFINMWHDAFMNDDHASVVKGQVMELASDIQQLSTTFTKKIVAIADEQWHQLLQDDYLQTIRFGLNELRDQGKRLLSEEEEKLIALLNKDGIAAWSDLYDTVGSTMTVPFTDPEGNTTNLSIGQAMNKMYADPDATVRAQLFENWENVWSKNGPIFADILNHLAGYRLTLQELHGRKGHLEEPLEYNRMTEETLRAMWSAVDAKKKPFIQYLDQKAKLFGMDKLGWQDVDAPVAVGETKPTRFTYEEACDFVLEHFSSFGPKLTQFTKHALENRWIEAEDRPNKRPGGYCTSLPEWEESRIFMTFTGSPSDTSTLAHELGHAFHSHVMKDLPELNREYAMNVAETASTFAETIIADATVRNAASDEEKISLLATKLEGATAMFLNIRARFLFEDRFYTERAEGIVSENRLNELMVDAQKEAFGDSLSSYHPHFWAAKLHFFIDSVPFYNFPYTFGYLFSLGIYAEYLKQPEGFEEKYIALLRDTGSMTVEELAEKHLGVDVTKPAFWSAGIELVEKDVEQFIALTNHMKK; from the coding sequence ATGACTTATCAACAAACATGGGACTTAGAAAACATATTTCCAGGAGGCACGCGCTCGGAAGAAGTCCAGAGTAAATTAGCTTCTATAAAGAAAGACATTGCACAATATGCCAAGCAAGTAAGCGCTTGGCACAGTGATCCGTCGACTGACGCTGCGACATTACAAGACTTGTTGAAACAAAATGAAACAATCGGCAAAGCATTAGGTCAAGTAAGTACTTTTATCAATATGTGGCATGACGCATTTATGAACGATGATCACGCCAGCGTAGTGAAAGGGCAAGTAATGGAGTTGGCGAGTGACATCCAGCAATTATCCACGACGTTTACGAAAAAGATCGTCGCGATTGCGGATGAACAATGGCATCAGTTACTACAAGATGACTATTTACAGACTATCCGTTTCGGTTTAAATGAACTGCGCGATCAAGGGAAGCGTTTGTTGTCAGAAGAAGAAGAGAAACTGATCGCACTATTAAATAAAGACGGCATCGCTGCGTGGAGCGACTTATACGATACAGTAGGTTCCACGATGACCGTTCCTTTTACAGATCCAGAAGGCAACACGACGAACTTATCGATCGGTCAAGCGATGAATAAAATGTACGCGGATCCGGATGCAACGGTTCGCGCGCAACTTTTCGAAAACTGGGAAAACGTGTGGTCGAAAAACGGTCCGATTTTCGCTGATATTTTGAATCATTTAGCGGGCTACCGATTGACATTACAAGAGCTACACGGCCGAAAAGGTCATTTAGAAGAACCGCTAGAATATAATCGAATGACCGAAGAAACATTGCGCGCCATGTGGTCAGCGGTGGACGCGAAGAAGAAACCGTTCATCCAGTATCTCGACCAAAAAGCGAAGTTATTCGGGATGGACAAACTAGGCTGGCAAGACGTTGATGCACCTGTTGCGGTAGGTGAAACGAAACCGACACGTTTTACTTATGAGGAAGCATGTGATTTCGTATTGGAGCACTTCTCTTCATTTGGTCCGAAATTAACCCAATTTACTAAACACGCACTTGAAAACCGTTGGATAGAAGCGGAAGATCGTCCGAATAAACGTCCGGGAGGGTACTGCACGAGCTTGCCAGAGTGGGAAGAGTCCCGTATTTTCATGACATTTACAGGCTCGCCAAGCGATACGAGTACGTTAGCTCATGAATTGGGACACGCGTTTCATAGTCATGTGATGAAAGATTTACCCGAGTTGAATCGTGAGTATGCGATGAATGTGGCGGAAACAGCTAGTACATTTGCGGAAACGATCATTGCGGATGCGACAGTAAGAAACGCGGCATCCGATGAAGAGAAAATCTCCCTGTTAGCTACGAAGTTAGAAGGAGCCACTGCGATGTTTTTAAATATCCGTGCCCGTTTCTTATTTGAAGACCGCTTTTATACAGAGCGTGCAGAAGGAATTGTCTCAGAAAACCGGTTAAACGAATTGATGGTCGATGCGCAAAAAGAAGCATTTGGCGACAGTCTCTCTTCCTATCATCCGCATTTCTGGGCAGCAAAACTGCATTTCTTCATTGACAGCGTACCGTTCTATAACTTCCCTTATACATTCGGTTATTTATTCAGCCTCGGGATTTACGCGGAATATTTGAAGCAGCCGGAAGGGTTTGAAGAAAAGTATATTGCATTGCTTCGCGATACAGGATCGATGACAGTAGAAGAGTTAGCCGAAAAACATTTGGGCGTAGATGTCACAAAGCCGGCATTCTGGTCTGCTGGAATCGAATTGGTTGAAAAAGATGTAGAACAATTCATTGCGTTAACGAATCATATGAAAAAGTAA
- a CDS encoding thiol reductase thioredoxin, which yields MATYEDTVASFEKIDSEKAQELVKGDGEAVLYIGKSVCPFCQVFVGKLKHVADETNTTVYYVNSVEASDMDGITAFRKEYDIPTVPGFIYTNGDTVNVKCDSSMPEKEIKAFMNK from the coding sequence ATGGCTACATATGAAGACACAGTCGCAAGCTTCGAAAAAATCGATTCCGAAAAAGCACAAGAGTTGGTAAAAGGGGATGGGGAAGCCGTTCTTTACATCGGTAAATCAGTCTGTCCTTTCTGCCAAGTATTCGTCGGGAAACTAAAACATGTCGCAGATGAAACAAATACGACAGTGTATTACGTCAATAGCGTAGAAGCATCCGATATGGACGGAATTACAGCATTCCGTAAAGAATATGACATTCCGACCGTACCAGGCTTCATTTATACGAATGGCGATACCGTCAACGTAAAATGTGACTCCTCTATGCCAGAAAAAGAAATCAAAGCATTTATGAATAAGTAA
- a CDS encoding aromatic acid exporter family protein has product MRSFHFNGGRIVKTGLAIFLTAVICEWFHWQPVFAVITAIVTIEPTVSDSIKKGIVRFPASAIGSGFAVFFIALFGNSPITYTLAAVCTILVCYRLKLHAGLLVATLTAVAMVEVIHSNYLIAFFIRLGTTTTGLLVSTAVNMLVFPPSYKKDIVTSMERIGQQASTILHQTFTRILYGKQTDEKESELLIQQFMQEIRKTETLIHFEQNDSKLYPWGGKKEEGLLLAEKQLLFLHNLEYHIQALLHISAEDVSWTNEECDLLMHAVTDLADYLGNISSDQTHPLHLEKVTQLFWQNQMSTTSNGTSHSPGFPPEFVILYELIALYDVASRLNDHDRPKKHGAVQKVSEN; this is encoded by the coding sequence ATGCGATCTTTTCATTTCAACGGTGGTCGAATAGTGAAGACCGGTCTCGCTATCTTTTTAACAGCGGTTATTTGTGAGTGGTTTCATTGGCAGCCTGTGTTTGCTGTCATTACCGCAATTGTTACAATCGAACCAACTGTCAGTGATTCTATTAAAAAAGGGATTGTTCGATTTCCAGCCTCGGCGATCGGTTCAGGATTTGCTGTATTTTTTATCGCATTGTTTGGAAACTCACCCATTACGTATACATTAGCTGCCGTTTGCACCATTTTAGTTTGTTATCGATTAAAACTGCATGCCGGTTTACTCGTTGCCACGTTGACAGCAGTAGCTATGGTGGAAGTCATCCACAGTAATTACCTAATCGCCTTTTTCATTCGACTCGGTACGACTACGACAGGGTTGCTCGTATCGACAGCGGTCAATATGCTCGTCTTTCCGCCTAGTTATAAGAAGGACATCGTCACTAGTATGGAACGGATCGGCCAGCAAGCAAGTACCATTTTGCATCAAACATTTACTAGGATTTTATATGGCAAGCAAACAGATGAGAAAGAAAGTGAGTTGCTCATTCAACAGTTCATGCAAGAAATTAGAAAGACGGAGACGTTGATTCATTTCGAACAAAATGATTCAAAATTGTATCCTTGGGGCGGCAAGAAAGAAGAAGGCCTTCTGTTAGCTGAAAAGCAATTATTATTTTTACATAACCTGGAATATCACATACAAGCTTTGCTCCATATATCAGCCGAAGACGTATCGTGGACGAATGAAGAGTGTGACCTTCTCATGCACGCTGTCACCGATCTCGCGGACTATTTGGGAAATATCTCATCCGATCAAACACATCCATTGCACTTAGAAAAGGTCACCCAGCTGTTTTGGCAAAATCAAATGTCCACTACCTCTAACGGTACTTCTCATTCTCCGGGTTTTCCTCCAGAGTTTGTAATTCTTTATGAGTTGATCGCTTTGTATGACGTCGCCAGTCGATTGAATGATCATGACAGACCGAAAAAACATGGGGCTGTCCAGAAAGTCAGTGAGAACTGA
- a CDS encoding DUF421 domain-containing protein yields MYVDITFKIIVGLVSLLIVIRLLGKKELTQMTPFDFVYLILLGSFLEEGLFDDKISIFHIMYAIFLWGFLIFLIEKMVLRYDRFKRVVRGTPSDLIVKGKIDAEALKKNNMELDQLRTMIRSQGYFSITDIQHATLETGGSLSVLPKVKKDAVTPPMLHLSVPENETTYLFIDEGKACWKTIEKVGKSEKWLLQKLREHKIERVDDVYCAEWGETSGLYILRYRDLDNISETLDAKQNLT; encoded by the coding sequence ATGTACGTCGATATCACTTTCAAAATAATCGTTGGGTTAGTCAGCTTATTGATCGTCATTCGACTACTTGGAAAAAAAGAACTGACACAAATGACACCATTTGATTTTGTTTATTTAATTTTGCTAGGTAGTTTTTTGGAAGAAGGACTATTTGACGACAAGATTTCAATATTTCACATTATGTATGCAATTTTTTTATGGGGTTTTCTCATTTTTCTTATTGAAAAAATGGTGTTGCGCTACGATCGCTTCAAAAGAGTCGTACGGGGAACGCCGAGTGATTTGATCGTCAAAGGAAAGATTGATGCTGAGGCGTTAAAGAAAAATAATATGGAGTTGGATCAGTTGCGTACGATGATCCGCAGTCAAGGATACTTTTCCATTACCGATATTCAACATGCTACGTTAGAAACAGGAGGTTCGTTAAGTGTTTTGCCGAAAGTAAAAAAAGACGCTGTAACGCCTCCTATGCTACATCTTTCTGTACCAGAAAATGAAACGACCTATTTGTTCATTGATGAAGGGAAAGCGTGCTGGAAAACGATCGAAAAAGTTGGTAAATCTGAAAAGTGGTTGCTTCAAAAATTGCGTGAGCATAAAATTGAACGTGTGGATGACGTATATTGCGCGGAATGGGGAGAAACGAGCGGATTATATATTTTACGTTATAGGGATCTCGACAACATTTCGGAAACTTTGGACGCTAAGCAAAACTTGACATAA
- a CDS encoding DUF2621 domain-containing protein, giving the protein MWFILFWGVVLIGLFAIGGFFMFRKFLKVLPKEDGKSTLDWEEHYVNESLHLWNDEAKSMLNELVTPVPELFRDVAKQKIAAKIGEIALEDDARTIEFDHIIEGYILATPKRDHKFLRKKLKDMEVDVQPYEHFFTMKREVEVEDYR; this is encoded by the coding sequence ATGTGGTTTATCCTATTTTGGGGCGTTGTACTTATTGGTTTATTTGCGATTGGCGGATTTTTCATGTTCCGCAAGTTTTTGAAAGTGCTTCCGAAAGAAGACGGGAAATCGACATTGGACTGGGAAGAGCATTACGTCAATGAATCATTGCATTTATGGAATGATGAAGCGAAGAGTATGTTAAATGAATTGGTGACTCCTGTACCGGAATTATTCCGTGATGTCGCGAAACAGAAGATTGCTGCGAAAATCGGTGAAATAGCATTGGAAGACGATGCACGTACGATTGAATTCGACCATATTATCGAAGGGTATATTTTGGCGACTCCGAAACGTGATCATAAATTCTTACGTAAAAAGTTAAAAGATATGGAAGTTGACGTACAACCTTACGAACATTTCTTTACGATGAAAAGAGAAGTAGAAGTGGAAGATTATCGGTAA
- a CDS encoding immunoglobulin-like domain-containing protein, with product MKRIVHLFCVVLISAALTGCKKPTEWEPTTHAFTDDLEGVTITLLEEKVTPAKGEIIIKNESDITYTYGEHFMIEKNIQGDWYQLPVRTGDHQFPDKIHQLKATESDEWVIEWSLLYGKLERGTYRIIKGVSAENHVEGYETHYVTAEFAIE from the coding sequence ATGAAACGGATAGTTCATCTATTCTGTGTAGTCCTCATAAGTGCAGCACTTACCGGATGCAAAAAACCTACCGAATGGGAACCGACTACGCACGCATTCACGGACGATCTAGAAGGTGTGACGATTACGTTGCTTGAAGAAAAAGTGACGCCCGCCAAAGGGGAGATCATAATAAAAAATGAATCCGATATAACGTATACGTACGGCGAACACTTTATGATAGAAAAAAATATACAGGGGGATTGGTATCAACTACCGGTACGTACGGGAGACCATCAATTTCCCGACAAGATTCATCAGTTGAAAGCGACTGAATCCGATGAATGGGTGATAGAGTGGAGTCTGCTTTACGGAAAACTTGAACGAGGGACGTATCGAATCATTAAAGGAGTGTCTGCTGAAAATCACGTAGAAGGCTACGAAACCCATTATGTGACAGCTGAGTTTGCGATTGAATGA
- a CDS encoding DUF488 domain-containing protein, with protein sequence MPVQIKRAYDSVEKSDGMRILVDRLWPRGVSKGDAALDEWVKDIGPSKELRQWFDHDADKYEDFKKKYKKELKENDTQREALEQLKQWTKKHNKNITLVFGAKDENHNQAAVLKEILDHQ encoded by the coding sequence ATGCCGGTACAAATCAAACGTGCATACGACAGCGTAGAGAAATCGGACGGTATGCGAATTCTTGTGGATCGTCTCTGGCCGCGCGGCGTCAGTAAAGGAGACGCAGCACTGGACGAATGGGTAAAAGACATTGGTCCAAGTAAAGAACTGCGGCAATGGTTTGACCATGACGCAGACAAATACGAAGACTTCAAGAAAAAATATAAAAAAGAACTCAAAGAAAATGACACACAACGGGAAGCACTGGAGCAATTAAAACAATGGACGAAGAAACATAATAAAAACATTACGCTTGTATTCGGCGCAAAAGACGAAAATCATAACCAAGCCGCTGTGTTGAAAGAAATACTAGATCATCAATAA
- the brnQ gene encoding branched-chain amino acid transport system II carrier protein, with the protein MSRKISHTFILGFALFALYFGAGNLIFPPSIGIASGSHWVSSLLGFSITGIVLPLLAVIAILQVGGKFENLTNPIAPWFYAVFNLLLMVGIGVFVTIPRMAATTHELGTVALLPNLPSVVTIIGFFAIAFFFAKDETNVIDRIGRYLTPVMVILLLFIVGKGIFFPLGTPSDTGITQAFSKAFVNAYQTGDVITGILCAPIFILAIRHYGYKGKEIKSMAMQAILIAGIGLLIVYGGLLYISAGAVSQFPADIESTTLVKGLIDQLLGGGGAVALAVVIALACLTSTIGVVAVIAEFLTKLVKDRIAYKLWVGIICIVSASIATLGVDKIISYTIWIFTLLYPIAIVLVMLGIFNKYISKAGVYKGAILMTFIVSALETIAGFGIGSHTISTMLELLPLGTSGFAWLVPAIVGGIIGWILDTMISVPKKPVPIVTPTDETHR; encoded by the coding sequence TTGAGCCGTAAAATATCCCACACATTCATCTTAGGTTTTGCTTTATTCGCCCTATATTTTGGCGCAGGGAATTTGATTTTTCCGCCATCGATAGGAATTGCGAGTGGTTCGCATTGGGTATCTTCTTTACTTGGTTTTTCTATTACAGGAATTGTGTTACCTTTACTTGCGGTCATTGCAATTTTACAAGTGGGCGGCAAGTTTGAAAATTTAACAAATCCGATCGCGCCTTGGTTTTATGCAGTATTCAACTTGTTGCTAATGGTGGGCATCGGGGTCTTCGTAACGATTCCGAGAATGGCTGCGACGACTCATGAATTAGGAACAGTCGCTTTATTGCCAAATCTTCCTTCTGTTGTAACGATTATCGGGTTTTTTGCGATCGCATTTTTCTTTGCGAAAGATGAAACGAATGTCATTGACCGAATCGGTCGTTATTTGACGCCGGTCATGGTCATCTTGTTATTGTTCATCGTTGGTAAAGGGATTTTCTTCCCTCTTGGCACACCATCTGATACAGGGATTACTCAAGCATTTTCGAAAGCATTCGTCAATGCGTACCAAACAGGGGATGTCATTACAGGAATTTTATGTGCACCGATTTTCATTTTGGCTATTCGGCATTATGGTTATAAAGGAAAAGAGATCAAAAGTATGGCCATGCAAGCTATTTTGATCGCCGGTATAGGTTTGTTAATTGTCTACGGTGGGCTATTGTATATAAGTGCTGGAGCCGTCTCGCAGTTTCCGGCAGATATCGAAAGTACAACGCTCGTTAAAGGCCTGATTGACCAATTACTCGGCGGCGGAGGAGCAGTTGCGTTAGCAGTCGTCATTGCGCTCGCTTGTCTGACATCAACGATTGGTGTCGTAGCTGTTATTGCGGAGTTCTTAACGAAGTTGGTAAAGGATCGTATCGCGTATAAGCTGTGGGTTGGTATAATCTGTATCGTCTCTGCTTCCATCGCTACGCTAGGAGTAGACAAGATTATTTCCTACACAATTTGGATTTTCACATTACTGTATCCAATCGCCATTGTGCTCGTCATGCTAGGTATTTTCAATAAATACATTTCAAAAGCAGGCGTTTACAAAGGTGCGATCTTGATGACATTTATCGTTAGCGCTTTGGAAACAATCGCTGGATTCGGTATTGGATCGCATACTATATCTACTATGCTAGAATTGTTGCCACTTGGTACGAGTGGATTTGCTTGGTTAGTACCTGCGATTGTCGGGGGGATCATAGGATGGATACTCGACACGATGATAAGTGTTCCGAAAAAGCCTGTCCCTATAGTTACACCGACAGATGAAACGCATCGGTAA
- a CDS encoding DUF1659 domain-containing protein — MSATLEFGHATGKIHFNAGVSENGHTIRKVKTYKNVTRQASASDLYTAFTQLASLCDYPMIKVERVITEDVQRTI; from the coding sequence ATGAGCGCAACACTCGAATTCGGACATGCAACAGGTAAAATTCACTTCAACGCAGGAGTGAGTGAAAATGGTCATACGATCCGTAAAGTGAAAACGTATAAAAACGTTACACGACAAGCGTCCGCATCGGATTTGTATACCGCATTTACACAGCTTGCTTCTTTATGCGACTACCCGATGATCAAAGTAGAACGAGTCATTACAGAAGATGTCCAACGCACAATCTAA